One candidate division WOR-3 bacterium genomic window, CACAAAGGCACCGAAATTGAGAATCGTCTTCACCTTCCCCTTCACCCGCGAACCGATGGGATACTTCTCTTCAATCCTTGCCCAGGGATGGGGGGTAAGTTGTTTGAGACTGACACTTATCTTCTCCGCTTCCTTATCAAAGGCGATAATCTTCACCTTAATCTTCTGCCCGGGACTCAAAACATCACCGGGATGACCAACCCTCTCCCAGGAGATCTCAGAAACCGGTAAGAGGACATCAAACCCTTCCAAATCGCAAAAGGCACCAAACTCGGTGAGATTTGAAACCGTCACTTCGTAAATATCCCCAACCTTAATCTTGGAGAAGAGCCTCTCCTTTATCTCTTCCTTCTCCTTTTCCAGAAGGGCGCGCCGGGAAAGGACGATCCGTGATCGGGTTAAATCCAAACTCGTAATTTTAGCCTTTATTTCCTTTCCCAGCCATTCCTCTAAGTCGGAAACCGGTCTCAAATCAATCTGGGAATGGGGAAGGAATCCTTCAATCATCCCGAACAGTTCCACCACCAACCCCCCCTCCACCTTCTTTTTCACAATCCCGCTCACCGCTTCTCCACTCTGGTAGAGAGATTCCAACTTATCCCAGAGCAACTTAAAATCCGCCCTTCTTTTGGAGATGACCGGAATCCCTTGCCGATTCTCTAACCTTTCAATTAAGACCAAAACCTCTCTTCCCTCTTCCGCCTCTTTCGGGTCCCGAAACTCTTCTAAGGGCAGTATCCCTTCCGACTTAAAACCTAAGTCAATGATCACCGCATTTCCTAATACCCGTAAAATTTTTCCCTTAACAATCTCTCCTTCCTTATACTCACTAAAACTCTTTTCGTAAAGGTCTTTTATATTATCATCCCGCATCTTTTTATTTTCCCTCCTCTTTTAAGTTTTTGATTACCCAAGAACAAAAATCATCGGGCGTGGAGGCGCCCGAGACAAAACCAACACTTTCCACATTTAACTCTTTTAACCTCTCAATTAAGGGTAACAATTCGTCTTCCCCTTCCAGTAAGAAGATTGGTTTGCCCGAGAGGGAGCCGATCTCATACAACCTTCGGGTATTGGCACTCTCCTTCCCTCCCGCCACCAGACCGGCATCAACCTTTCCCATCACCTCCTTAAACATCTTCTGCCGCCAGAAAACTTCTCGGCAGATGGTATTAAAAACGCGGATCTCCGAGAAATCATTCTTCACAATCTCCGAGAGGGCAGAATCCATAAACTCCTTAGCTAAGGTCGTCTGACAAACAATCCCAACCTTATCCCATTTTCCGAGAAAAGTCAAATCCCTTTTTTGAGAAGGGTTGGTAGAAAAGAGAAAGCCTCTCTCCCCCAGGTCCTCCATCAGGGAGATCACCTCCGGGTGATCCTGGTCGCCGAGCACCACAACCCGATAGCCATCCGCCAATAGCATCTCTACTATCTCCTTAACCCTTCTCACATAAGGGCAAGTGGTATCAACCAATCTTATACCATATTTTTCTATTTTTTTCAAGTGGCGCGAAGAAATACCATGGGTTCTTATCGCCAACACTCCTTTAAGATTCTTCCTCACCTTCTTTAAGGGGAAGATCCCCTCTCCTTTTAACTTCTCCACCACCGGCCGGTTATGAATAATCTCCCCTAAGGTATAAATCTTTTTATATCTCCTCTTCGCCTCCGCTAAAAGCCGGAGGGCGCGTTTCACTCCGGAACAGAAGCCGAAGGGCTTAACCGCCAAAACCTTCATCTGCCATCTCCTCCAGCCTCTTTCTCAGATTAAAGGCAAAATTTTTAATATCCTCTTCGGGAGAGAGTGGTTTTCCAAATCGCACCTCAATCTTCGGTAGGGCATAAGAATTTCTCAAACCTTCCCTTACCAAATCCCGGTCAACAATCATCGGAATAATTGAATCCTTCACCCCTCTCACCAGGCAGGGTACCACCGGCACCTTAATGAACTTGGCGATAAAACCGACCCCGGGCTTAAAATCCCCCATCTTCCCATTCCGGGAGCGGGTCCCTTCGGGAAAGATAAGAATTGCCTTTCCTTTTTCTGTCAACTCCTTAATTTTTAATAATAGCCCCTTAGAAAACCTTCCCCGAGATAAGGGTAGGGCATTAAAACTTCTTATCAACCAGGAGAAAAATTTTGAGACCCTAAATAACTCCTCCTTTGCCAAAAAATACATCTCCCTCCTTGCCGCCAAGACCAAGAGGGGAGGGTCAAAATTGGAGGTATGATTAGCCACAATTATCACCCCTCCCCTGGGGAGATGCTCCCGACCTAAGACTTTAAGCCGGAGGAGGATTTTGGCAATCGGATAAACGAAGAGAAGTCCGAAAAGGAAGCGCCACTTCATAAGGTCTTAATCAAATCAATAAAAATTTCCACTTCTTCGGCAATTGTCAGATGGGTGGTATCAATATAGATTGCGGAAGGTAAACGAACCAGAGGGCTTGCCTCCCGCCAGGAATCGATCCGATCCCTCTCCTGCAAATTCTCCATAATCTCTTCTAAGGGGAGGAGAATCCCCTTCTTTGCCAACTCCTTCCTTCGCCTCTTCGCCCTTTCCCTTAAATCACAAAAGACAAAGACCTTTAAGTCGGCATCCGGAAAGAGAACACTTCCGATATCCCTCCCTTCGCCAATCACATTTTTCCCCTCGGCAATTTTTCTCTGCCACCTCACCATTCTCTCCCTCACCGCTTTAATCTCAGAGAGATAAGAGACTATCCGGTCAACCTCCGGTCGGCGCAGGTCTCCGGTCACCTCCGCACCGTTCAGATAGACCTTCGCCTCCCTCCCATCCCAGTGGAAATCAATAACCGTGCGGGCTAAGAGGTTATTTAAATTATTAAAATTTTGGTAATCTATCTTTTCCCTTAAAACCGCCAAAGTGAATGCCCGATAAAAGGAACCAGTCTCAAGATAGAACCAATTTAACCTCCGGGCAGCGGACTTCGCCATCGTTGTCTTTCCGGAACCCGAGAGACCATCTACTGCCACCTTAAAATATCTCATGTCATAATTCTAACAATAATTTCCAATTTTTCAATGGTGGAAGGATGAGCAGAAATTGTGCCGGAGAGGAAGATTTACCGAAATGGAACTGAAAATTTAGTGTCAGAAAATGGGGGGTATTTCCGTATTTATTATAGAGGGCTATGAAGAAGTTAAAAGAAATTATTAAGGTAAGTTATTGGGTTCTAATCCCAACCCTTATCTCAGAAGAGAGATTAAGGAGGTGTTATGAGATAATTAGCACTTAATAAAAATGGCATTAAATCATAAGACCTTTATCAAACAGGAGGGGTTTATCTTTATAAAAAGGGGTGTAGCATACAGGGGATGGTATCAGGGATTTAATGGAAGGGATAATAGAAGTTTTAATAAAAGGCGTAATTTTAGACTTAATCGGAGATTTAATAAAGGGTTTAATCAAGAATTTAATAGAAGGTCTAAAAGAGGATATAAAGAGAAGGATAATCAGGAGCCTAAGCCAAGGTATAATCCAGAGCCTAATTAAAGGTTTAATCCGAAGTCTAAATGGAAGCCTAATCCTAAGAGAAACTTTAAGGCAGAGAGATTATTCGGAACGGATATACTCGGAGGCGTGTTAATTTTGGTTGCGGTCATATATCAAATAAGAGAGAGAAATTGGAGATATTGGTAGTGATTGGGGTAGATAGTGAAGGGAAAAAGAGGTTATTAGCGATTCACCTCATTTCGTAATCACAAGTTTCTTTAATATCGCTTCTCTTCCTTTTCGGAAAAAAAGAAAATAGATACGGGGGGAGAGTCTTTGGGCATTGAAGAGAAAAGAGTCAGAATATTTCCCGGGCAATTCTCTCCTTAAAAGAATATCAACCCGTCGGCCGGTAGCATCATAAAGGATGATCTCCAATCTCCCCGGCCTTTCTACCCGGTAGCTAATCTTTGCCTCCTGCCGGATAATGGTTGGTAATTCTAAATAGAGGGTTCGCTTCGCTGGTGAAAATAAAAGATCCGGAATGGTAAGGGAAGACATTGTGGTTCTCATCTCGTAAAACTCTTGGGTATTATTCCCTTTTAAGGCATAGACCTTGTCCTGGGCATAAGCCAGAGAAGCACCTTCTTTTACCCCTCTCCTTTTTCCGGTAATGGGTAAGGGAGTAAGGGAAAACCATCTCTCTCCTCTGATGTCATAAGCCCAAAATTCTGGACTATTTCCACCCTTAAAGGCATAGATAAGTTTTAACTTTTTATCATAGGTTAATGCGCCATCTCTAACAACTTTTGCCTTCTCCGTGGGTGGCAAATCAAACAATTCCATCCATAAACGAAGACGGGGGGCATAGGCATAAAACTTATTCGTCTTCCCTTTCAAAACATAGATATTCTGCCCATCAGTAGTGAGGGCACTTCCCCTATCAAATCGCTTCTTTCCTGGACCTTCGGGCGGAAAAGGTAAGTCTGTAAACCAAATCTCCCTCTCACAATTATAAGCATACCATTCCGTGGTTCTTCTCCCTTTCAAAAAATAGACATATCCGGTATCGCCCAATTGGAGATAGGTGAGTCCTGCCCCAGCCAAAACCTTCTTCTCACCCGGAACATCCGCTAACCTTAGCCAGACCGGTTCCTCCCTTTTTGTGTCGTAGCGCCAGAATTCTTTTGTGTTATGACCTCTAAGAAGATAGAGATACCTCCGACCATCATAAGTAATTGCCGCCCCCTTCCCTACCCGCTTTTTCGCCTCCGAATTTGGAAAACTGTCAACGAATTCCCAGGTGTCATTCCGAATAGAATATCGGTAGAAATCATTTGTATTATTCCCTTTTAAGGCGTAGATGGTGGTATCGTTAACCGCCACCAAACATCCCCCACCCTTCACCTTTTTCTTACTGGGTCCTAAGGGAAACTCTGCTTTGGGAAACCAGAGGAAAGCGGGGGTTGATTCCGAGAGGATTAAGAAGTCGTCAATTAGCCAATAGTTTCCGTGATCACCACAATAGAGGAAGGCGATCCGAACAGTGGGCTTGCCAATTACGAAATCGGTAATTTCGTGAAGGACGTATCCGTAATCATCAGTTCCTTTATATTTCGCAATACTATGCCAACTCAAACCGTTATCCGTTGAGAGCAAAACTACTCCGGAGTCCGGATATCTTTCATTATCATCATAATCATTAAAGTAACTCAACCAAACGGAATTGGCAGTGGCACAGTTAATTACCGGGGAGATTAAGGTGTCATTATTCACCTCCAATATCTCATCGGAAATCATCGCTCCCCATCGCCCATTTTTTCTTCCCTTATGCCAATCGTTGGTATTCCAGACCGGAGGTGATTCACTTCCTCCCGCTCCAATGCGCCAACCAAAAGGTGGATTGTCACCATAAGGTCCCCAATCCCCATCAAAATCTTCCGCATAGAAGGGAGGGAAAACAATCTCTTTTTTTCTCACCTTCACCCTCCGCCGGAAAGTATCGTTGCGTGGCCGCTCGTCTCCTCTCAGTTCGGTCCAGACCTTAACGGAACAGGTAACAATCCCTAAATAGTAAGGGGCAAGCCAATCGGGATTAAAGACCACTCGGGCAGTATCCCTACCCAATACGATAGAAAGTCTCTCTTCGCCTTGATATGAATAACCATCCGGTCCAGTGATTTGGAGTTTCACCGGCACATCCCTTTGGGTCAAAAGCCCAACATTTTTCACTGTCGCCTGGATGGGATAACTACTTTCGCAATAGACCGTCTCCGGCATATGAATGGCGATCGTTTTCAGATCATTGAGTAAGGGCTGGAAGGTGGAGATCGCCCTCCGACAATTGACCCTCCCCCAACCGTAATTGTTATTGGGATAGGGTCCACCTTGAATTGGCTGGTCCGAAGAATCAAGGAGAGCGGAATACACCGCCCGATACTCAGAAAACCCCTTATCCAGAAGCAAGGCGACCGCCCCGGCAATGTGGGGAGCAGCGGCGGATGTCCCTCTACTCACAATATAACCGCCTCCGGGAGAGGCGGAACGAATCCCAATCCCCGGGGCAACAAGGTCCGGTTTTATAAAATTCCAATCCAGTCTTCCCCAATACTCCGATTGATTCCAGGGCGGAAGATTGGGAGCCGGACCCCGACTGGAGAAACTTGCCACTGTATCGTTAATATCGGTTGCCCCAACACCAATCACAATTGGGAAGTTACCCGG contains:
- the cmk gene encoding (d)CMP kinase, which gives rise to MRYFKVAVDGLSGSGKTTMAKSAARRLNWFYLETGSFYRAFTLAVLREKIDYQNFNNLNNLLARTVIDFHWDGREAKVYLNGAEVTGDLRRPEVDRIVSYLSEIKAVRERMVRWQRKIAEGKNVIGEGRDIGSVLFPDADLKVFVFCDLRERAKRRRKELAKKGILLPLEEIMENLQERDRIDSWREASPLVRLPSAIYIDTTHLTIAEEVEIFIDLIKTL
- a CDS encoding lysophospholipid acyltransferase family protein, whose protein sequence is MKWRFLFGLLFVYPIAKILLRLKVLGREHLPRGGVIIVANHTSNFDPPLLVLAARREMYFLAKEELFRVSKFFSWLIRSFNALPLSRGRFSKGLLLKIKELTEKGKAILIFPEGTRSRNGKMGDFKPGVGFIAKFIKVPVVPCLVRGVKDSIIPMIVDRDLVREGLRNSYALPKIEVRFGKPLSPEEDIKNFAFNLRKRLEEMADEGFGG
- the ispH gene encoding 4-hydroxy-3-methylbut-2-enyl diphosphate reductase, with the translated sequence MKVLAVKPFGFCSGVKRALRLLAEAKRRYKKIYTLGEIIHNRPVVEKLKGEGIFPLKKVRKNLKGVLAIRTHGISSRHLKKIEKYGIRLVDTTCPYVRRVKEIVEMLLADGYRVVVLGDQDHPEVISLMEDLGERGFLFSTNPSQKRDLTFLGKWDKVGIVCQTTLAKEFMDSALSEIVKNDFSEIRVFNTICREVFWRQKMFKEVMGKVDAGLVAGGKESANTRRLYEIGSLSGKPIFLLEGEDELLPLIERLKELNVESVGFVSGASTPDDFCSWVIKNLKEEGK
- a CDS encoding 30S ribosomal protein S1, giving the protein MRDDNIKDLYEKSFSEYKEGEIVKGKILRVLGNAVIIDLGFKSEGILPLEEFRDPKEAEEGREVLVLIERLENRQGIPVISKRRADFKLLWDKLESLYQSGEAVSGIVKKKVEGGLVVELFGMIEGFLPHSQIDLRPVSDLEEWLGKEIKAKITSLDLTRSRIVLSRRALLEKEKEEIKERLFSKIKVGDIYEVTVSNLTEFGAFCDLEGFDVLLPVSEISWERVGHPGDVLSPGQKIKVKIIAFDKEAEKISVSLKQLTPHPWARIEEKYPIGSRVKGKVKTILNFGAFVELEPGVEGLIHISEMSWTKVIHHPSQILKVGDMVEAIVLDIDRENRRISLGLKQTLPDPWSVVGEKYKVGDRVSCIPKTFRDYGVYCEIEEGIEGLIRNQDLSWTKRVVSAKEVLKKGQKVEAVIMEIDKEKRKILLSLKHTKEDPLYLFSRDYKEGDILNARIIDIPAAGLVVSLPYGLEGFAPMSQLKEREKKLKEAYKIGEIREFSILKIDFDKRRILLSERWKKEKPEGGEELPVRKVKKRFRLEDHLK
- a CDS encoding S8 family serine peptidase; this translates as MGLKKGKKFIFAILPLTFLFGGEILPSLGTILQKAKPDTTIPIVLHLTEEADLSLLKGKSREEKVNYLKAFAQKSQEPIIKKLREIGITNERSFWIANFIAFKATPEMIKKIKDWEGVDYLVEDFVIQLPKLTKSTERDLLEDPEWNITKIKADSCWALGYTGEGVVVGNLDTGVDVYHPAFGNRWRERNGWFDAVAHHQTPYDDNGHGTYTMGIICGGDGFGPFPEDIGVAPGAQFIAAKGFDRLGTGWFSIIAECLQWFAGLGEDAPQVISNSWGGERTATLFWNILRNLRELEIIPVFAIGNNGPNPMTDLAPGNFPIVIGVGATDINDTVASFSSRGPAPNLPPWNQSEYWGRLDWNFIKPDLVAPGIGIRSASPGGGYIVSRGTSAAAPHIAGAVALLLDKGFSEYRAVYSALLDSSDQPIQGGPYPNNNYGWGRVNCRRAISTFQPLLNDLKTIAIHMPETVYCESSYPIQATVKNVGLLTQRDVPVKLQITGPDGYSYQGEERLSIVLGRDTARVVFNPDWLAPYYLGIVTCSVKVWTELRGDERPRNDTFRRRVKVRKKEIVFPPFYAEDFDGDWGPYGDNPPFGWRIGAGGSESPPVWNTNDWHKGRKNGRWGAMISDEILEVNNDTLISPVINCATANSVWLSYFNDYDDNERYPDSGVVLLSTDNGLSWHSIAKYKGTDDYGYVLHEITDFVIGKPTVRIAFLYCGDHGNYWLIDDFLILSESTPAFLWFPKAEFPLGPSKKKVKGGGCLVAVNDTTIYALKGNNTNDFYRYSIRNDTWEFVDSFPNSEAKKRVGKGAAITYDGRRYLYLLRGHNTKEFWRYDTKREEPVWLRLADVPGEKKVLAGAGLTYLQLGDTGYVYFLKGRRTTEWYAYNCEREIWFTDLPFPPEGPGKKRFDRGSALTTDGQNIYVLKGKTNKFYAYAPRLRLWMELFDLPPTEKAKVVRDGALTYDKKLKLIYAFKGGNSPEFWAYDIRGERWFSLTPLPITGKRRGVKEGASLAYAQDKVYALKGNNTQEFYEMRTTMSSLTIPDLLFSPAKRTLYLELPTIIRQEAKISYRVERPGRLEIILYDATGRRVDILLRRELPGKYSDSFLFNAQRLSPRIYFLFFRKGREAILKKLVITK